In the Streptobacillus moniliformis DSM 12112 genome, one interval contains:
- the rplI gene encoding 50S ribosomal protein L9 — protein sequence MKVKVILKENIKGVGKKDEIIEVKDGYANNFLFAQNKAVPATPENINKLENKKNKISKNIEREVKHANEIKEILEKNTITLKVKLGKDGKVFGSLGAKEIEEAVKQQLQVEIDKKKMGNDARLKSIGLHNVEIKLYADIKAILKVNVTSL from the coding sequence ATGAAAGTAAAGGTTATTTTAAAAGAAAATATAAAAGGTGTAGGAAAAAAAGATGAAATAATAGAAGTAAAAGATGGATATGCAAATAATTTTTTATTTGCACAAAATAAAGCTGTTCCTGCAACGCCTGAAAATATAAATAAATTAGAAAATAAAAAGAATAAAATTTCTAAAAATATAGAAAGAGAAGTAAAGCATGCTAATGAAATAAAAGAAATTTTAGAAAAAAATACTATAACATTAAAGGTTAAGCTTGGAAAAGATGGTAAAGTTTTTGGGTCTTTAGGAGCTAAAGAAATAGAAGAAGCTGTTAAACAACAACTTCAAGTAGAAATAGATAAAAAGAAAATGGGAAATGATGCTAGATTAAAATCAATAGGTTTACATAATGTTGAAATTAAACTTTATGCAGATATAAAAGCAATATTAAAAGTTAATGTTACAAGTCTATAG
- the dnaX gene encoding DNA polymerase III subunit gamma/tau — translation MENITLYRKYRPQNFSELYGQEHIVRAIKNSLDNDKLSHAYLFNGPRGVGKTTIARLIAKGANCNSGITSNPCDDCENCKEITKGISVDIIEIDAASNRGIDEIRDLKESTGYLPVKCRKKVYIIDEVHMLTKEAFNALLKILEEPPKHIIFILATTEIEKIPDTVISRCQRYDFKTISETDIINMLKKVAKNENINIDTESLELIYSKSEGSARDSFSIFEQVTSNYYNEDEITIDKTEKALGVVSKIFYNNFTNLIIENKKDELISFIDKLWIEGIQIDQFLRDFCKYIKHQDIDLDLKTHIISNVLEILVKYKNEEDKRLLAYIIINKILKMSTSVNVNTVNMTNTEIEFSLEKWQIFIKHLYDLGRQRYYNLIKDTKISVQNNNITIINDRSNYYFRYLNSENTIDFLEKELEKKFGFKYNILIEGTSEEKEEFDEEIKNKIISIFNAIEK, via the coding sequence ATGGAAAACATAACATTATACAGGAAATATAGACCACAAAATTTTTCTGAGTTATATGGACAAGAGCATATAGTAAGAGCAATAAAAAATAGTTTAGATAATGATAAATTATCACATGCCTATCTATTTAATGGACCACGTGGAGTTGGTAAAACTACTATTGCTAGGTTAATTGCAAAAGGAGCAAATTGTAATTCTGGAATTACATCTAATCCTTGTGATGATTGTGAAAATTGTAAAGAAATTACTAAGGGTATATCTGTAGATATAATTGAAATAGATGCAGCATCAAATAGGGGTATAGATGAAATTAGAGATTTAAAAGAAAGTACAGGTTATCTTCCAGTTAAATGTAGAAAAAAGGTCTATATAATAGATGAAGTGCATATGTTAACAAAAGAGGCTTTTAATGCATTATTAAAAATATTAGAAGAACCTCCTAAACATATTATATTCATCTTAGCTACAACTGAGATTGAGAAAATACCTGACACTGTTATTTCTCGTTGTCAAAGGTATGATTTTAAAACTATTAGTGAAACTGACATAATTAATATGTTAAAAAAGGTTGCTAAAAATGAAAATATTAATATTGATACTGAAAGTTTAGAGTTAATTTATTCTAAATCAGAAGGATCTGCAAGGGATTCTTTTTCTATTTTTGAACAGGTTACTTCAAATTATTATAACGAAGATGAAATAACTATAGACAAAACTGAGAAAGCATTAGGGGTTGTTTCTAAAATATTTTATAATAATTTCACAAACCTTATCATAGAAAATAAGAAAGATGAATTAATATCATTTATAGATAAATTATGGATTGAAGGGATTCAAATTGATCAATTTTTAAGAGATTTCTGTAAATATATTAAACATCAAGATATTGATTTAGATTTAAAAACACATATTATTTCAAATGTTTTAGAAATATTGGTTAAATACAAGAATGAAGAAGATAAAAGATTATTAGCATATATAATAATAAATAAAATTCTGAAAATGAGTACTAGTGTGAATGTTAATACAGTTAATATGACAAATACAGAAATTGAATTTAGCTTAGAAAAATGGCAGATTTTTATCAAGCACTTATATGATCTTGGTAGACAAAGATACTATAATTTAATAAAAGATACTAAAATTTCTGTGCAAAATAATAATATTACAATAATAAATGATAGATCTAATTACTATTTTAGATATTTAAATTCAGAAAATACTATAGATTTTCTTGAAAAAGAACTTGAGAAAAAATTTGGTTTTAAATATAACATATTAATCGAGGGTACAAGTGAAGAAAAAGAAGAATTTGATGAAGAAATAAAAAATAAAATAATTTCTATATTTAATGCTATAGAAAAATAA
- a CDS encoding Rossmann-fold NAD(P)-binding domain-containing protein — MKKIAYVGNKNNFEIYKILHTRIKEVKNLNSELYHVEDKLENLDDYLKEYDAAFFEDNLKNKYDFIFKKDDLVEKIFLKKIAFKELLKYSNFKIENSNVLILETNEYFNAIYEALKENQINKIHLASIKSNNTIKLEKGEYFKNFLDIERLNNIDLIINLTDIGSMFNIDESPLKRDTNITAKFVLDLVKIPLETTLLKQFKQKGSTLINGIDLTIIEIIMLLLLLFDRKDIYYFEFIKQLHVYIYKKINPRTKDNIDEITTSKEFLKLLKGHIK; from the coding sequence ATGAAAAAAATAGCTTATGTGGGTAATAAAAATAATTTTGAAATTTATAAAATACTGCATACTAGAATTAAAGAGGTTAAAAATTTAAATTCTGAATTATATCATGTTGAAGATAAATTAGAGAATTTAGATGATTATTTAAAAGAATATGATGCTGCTTTTTTTGAAGATAATTTAAAAAATAAATATGACTTTATTTTTAAAAAAGATGATTTAGTTGAAAAAATATTTTTAAAAAAAATAGCATTCAAAGAATTACTTAAATATTCAAATTTTAAAATTGAAAATTCAAATGTATTGATACTTGAAACTAATGAATATTTTAATGCAATATATGAGGCTCTTAAAGAAAATCAAATTAATAAAATACATTTAGCATCTATAAAATCAAATAATACAATAAAACTTGAAAAAGGAGAATATTTTAAAAATTTCCTTGATATAGAAAGATTAAATAATATAGATTTAATAATAAATTTGACAGATATAGGTAGTATGTTTAATATTGATGAAAGTCCATTAAAAAGAGATACTAATATAACTGCTAAATTTGTTTTAGATTTAGTTAAAATACCTTTAGAAACTACCTTGCTTAAACAATTTAAGCAAAAGGGATCTACTTTAATTAATGGTATTGATTTAACTATAATAGAGATAATAATGTTATTGCTTTTATTATTTGATAGAAAAGATATCTATTATTTTGAATTTATAAAACAATTACATGTTTATATTTATAAGAAAATTAATCCTAGAACTAAGGATAATATAGATGAAATAACAACATCTAAGGAATTTTTAAAATTATTGAAAGGACATATTAAATAA
- a CDS encoding pseudouridine synthase, with protein sequence MRLDKFLANSGIGTRKEVKEIIKNRKIFVNDKIVMSSDLKIDETKDIIKYENNVINYTKFRYIMLNKPKGYISATNDNKQKTVLDLITDFKTYKLFPVGRLDIDTEGLLLLTNDGDLAHNLLSPKKHVEKKYYVELSQDISSDDISNIEKGIDIGEGIITRLSKIIKVDDNKLYIIITEGKFHQVKRMFKAVNNEVKYLKRISMGSLILDEKLNLGEYRELTYEELRSLL encoded by the coding sequence ATGAGATTAGATAAATTTTTAGCTAATAGTGGGATAGGAACTAGAAAAGAAGTTAAAGAAATTATTAAAAACAGGAAAATATTTGTAAATGATAAAATTGTAATGTCCTCTGATTTGAAAATTGATGAAACAAAAGATATAATTAAATATGAAAATAATGTAATTAATTATACAAAATTTAGATATATTATGTTAAATAAACCAAAGGGATATATTAGTGCAACTAATGATAATAAACAAAAAACAGTTTTAGATTTAATTACAGATTTTAAAACATATAAATTATTTCCTGTAGGTAGATTGGATATTGATACAGAAGGATTATTACTTTTAACAAATGATGGAGATTTAGCACATAATTTACTTTCACCTAAGAAACATGTTGAAAAGAAATATTATGTTGAATTAAGTCAAGATATTTCATCTGATGATATAAGTAATATTGAAAAGGGAATAGATATAGGAGAAGGAATAATTACAAGACTATCTAAAATAATTAAAGTTGATGATAATAAATTATATATAATTATAACTGAAGGCAAATTTCATCAAGTTAAGCGTATGTTTAAAGCTGTTAATAATGAAGTTAAATATCTTAAAAGAATATCTATGGGTTCATTAATATTAGATGAAAAATTAAATTTAGGAGAATATAGGGAACTTACATATGAAGAATTGAGGAGCTTATTATGA
- a CDS encoding ABC transporter permease, which yields MKTNNKDIIREFFKSKTRFLAIFIINLLGISTFIGLNVLSKDMYRTIDDLYKISNVADVTVSSNIALNQGDLRILNNLEYISDIEYGYNEEIYINNTKEILNLKSLPERISKLKLIEGNFPNSVNEIIIEYQLKDKYSLNQKINEKFKIVGYYENVENRLLNSKIQTFKGYNVSSVNGYTLNKYFENKEYTFANIKLKTNFNTYEKEYNDYIFEKKIDIKNKLNKNSKIKLDEFLSEKYDEINKGKNKIENSKNEIMKNENKIIDAKNKILSAEKNLISKINEFQNANDKFYSSEVEINNQKVKLLEKQYNLKENLSKLEEGLKELEINKNKINNGLNEIEKGFNDIDENQKKIDVSKEEILKNEKYINPLKPSIFVSKKKIEDGKSKIEKAIKEIELGENRLKDELKNLENKKIELINNLSFVENKKNELEENKKKINDGLEQIKLGLDKLEEGNKKLIEEKNKFNEEYEENLSKIIKAKEEIKSRKKEIEKAAKKFEEEKNKANEIIENSLNDLEINRRKLDLLNSIYFINTRIDNPNYSSFIESIESLNIISKLFPVIFYLIVILVSTTTMTRMVDEQRNSIGTYMFLGYSKNEISKKYYIYALLSTILGISLGIYFGIYSMPKFIYTAFKAGSISMYNDLVILFDIKIVLISVVASISSSILSVYLSLRSDFNIEISELLKPKMPKQGSSIFLEKIKIFWNNLSFSNKISLRNIFRYKGKMIMNILGITGCTSLIFLGFAIKNSFSEISELQYNKIRNFHAEVNLKNYLNKNEISNIINLVNKDFNLISLESINAKFSTENRENNIKIYVLDDINVNEFFYLSNKIDDEGILISKRALTLMNKNIGDEILISDFIGNEYNLRVSNTIDNYQGNYIFLTRKFYEKNLQKEYKVNTLIVKENGKSLDYLLDFDEIQSISLNREYKEIFDKISDSLNFIVIFITLLSALLSIVVTYSLLEINVNERQRELATIKVIGFFSKEVSLYIYKEIFILTIVGIILGLFSGKWIHKIVLISMEKTNTVFVENIGYTPYIFSITLTLIFSFISFLLIHRKLKEINMIEALKME from the coding sequence ATGAAAACGAATAATAAGGATATTATTCGTGAATTTTTTAAATCTAAAACAAGATTTTTGGCAATATTTATTATTAATTTACTTGGTATTTCAACATTTATAGGTTTAAATGTATTAAGTAAAGATATGTATAGAACAATAGATGATTTATATAAAATAAGTAATGTTGCTGATGTTACAGTGAGTTCAAATATTGCATTAAATCAAGGTGATTTAAGGATTTTAAATAATTTAGAATATATATCAGATATTGAATATGGATACAATGAAGAAATATATATAAATAATACTAAAGAAATATTGAATTTAAAGAGTTTACCTGAAAGAATTTCTAAACTTAAATTAATTGAAGGAAATTTTCCAAATTCAGTTAATGAAATAATAATAGAATATCAACTTAAAGATAAATATAGTTTAAATCAAAAAATAAATGAAAAATTTAAAATTGTTGGATATTATGAGAATGTCGAAAATAGATTACTTAATTCAAAAATTCAGACATTTAAAGGATATAATGTTTCAAGTGTTAATGGATATACTTTAAACAAATATTTTGAAAATAAGGAATATACTTTTGCAAATATTAAACTTAAAACAAATTTTAATACATATGAAAAAGAGTATAATGACTATATTTTTGAAAAGAAAATTGATATTAAAAATAAACTAAATAAAAATTCTAAAATAAAGTTAGATGAATTTTTATCTGAAAAGTATGATGAAATTAATAAAGGTAAAAATAAAATTGAAAATTCTAAAAATGAAATAATGAAAAATGAAAATAAGATTATTGATGCTAAAAATAAGATATTATCAGCTGAGAAAAACCTTATTTCAAAAATTAATGAGTTTCAAAATGCAAATGATAAATTCTATAGTAGTGAAGTAGAAATTAATAATCAGAAAGTTAAATTATTAGAAAAACAATATAATTTAAAAGAAAATTTATCAAAACTTGAAGAAGGCTTAAAAGAATTAGAGATAAATAAAAATAAAATAAATAATGGTTTAAATGAAATAGAAAAAGGATTTAATGATATAGATGAAAATCAGAAAAAAATAGATGTTTCAAAAGAAGAAATTTTAAAAAATGAAAAATATATAAATCCATTAAAACCTAGCATTTTTGTATCTAAAAAAAAGATAGAAGATGGTAAAAGTAAGATAGAAAAAGCAATAAAAGAAATAGAGTTAGGTGAAAATAGATTAAAAGATGAACTTAAAAATTTAGAAAATAAAAAAATAGAATTAATTAACAATTTATCTTTTGTTGAAAACAAAAAAAATGAACTAGAAGAAAATAAGAAAAAAATTAATGATGGATTAGAACAAATTAAATTAGGACTAGATAAACTTGAAGAAGGTAATAAAAAATTAATAGAAGAAAAAAATAAATTTAATGAAGAATATGAAGAAAACTTAAGTAAAATAATTAAGGCTAAAGAAGAGATTAAAAGTAGAAAAAAAGAAATAGAGAAAGCTGCAAAAAAGTTTGAAGAAGAAAAGAATAAAGCTAATGAAATTATAGAAAATTCGTTAAATGATTTAGAAATAAATAGACGTAAACTAGACTTATTAAACTCAATATATTTTATAAATACAAGAATTGATAATCCAAATTATTCATCATTTATTGAAAGTATAGAAAGTTTAAATATTATTTCAAAATTATTTCCTGTAATTTTTTATTTAATAGTAATACTTGTTTCAACTACTACTATGACAAGAATGGTTGATGAACAAAGAAATTCTATAGGAACATATATGTTTTTAGGTTATTCTAAAAATGAAATTTCAAAAAAATACTATATTTATGCTTTACTTTCAACTATTTTAGGAATTTCTTTAGGTATTTATTTTGGAATATATTCTATGCCTAAGTTTATTTATACAGCATTTAAAGCAGGTTCTATTTCAATGTATAATGATCTTGTAATTCTATTTGACATAAAAATAGTCTTAATAAGTGTTGTTGCATCAATTTCATCTTCTATTTTATCAGTATATCTATCTTTAAGAAGTGATTTTAATATTGAAATTTCAGAATTACTTAAACCTAAAATGCCTAAGCAAGGAAGTAGTATTTTTCTTGAAAAAATAAAGATATTTTGGAATAATTTATCTTTTTCAAATAAAATAAGTTTAAGAAATATTTTTAGATATAAAGGTAAAATGATTATGAATATTTTAGGGATTACAGGATGTACTTCTTTAATATTTCTTGGATTTGCAATTAAAAATTCATTTTCAGAAATTTCTGAACTTCAGTATAATAAAATAAGGAATTTTCATGCTGAAGTTAATTTGAAAAATTATTTAAATAAAAATGAAATTAGTAATATAATTAATTTAGTTAATAAAGATTTTAATTTAATTTCTTTAGAAAGTATAAATGCTAAATTTTCAACTGAAAATCGTGAAAATAATATTAAAATATATGTTTTAGATGATATTAATGTAAATGAGTTTTTTTATTTATCAAATAAAATTGATGATGAAGGTATTCTTATTTCAAAAAGAGCATTAACTCTTATGAATAAAAATATAGGTGATGAAATTTTAATTAGTGATTTCATAGGAAATGAATATAATTTAAGAGTTTCAAATACTATAGATAATTATCAAGGTAATTACATTTTTCTTACAAGAAAATTTTATGAAAAAAATTTACAAAAAGAATATAAGGTAAATACTTTAATAGTTAAAGAAAATGGAAAATCATTAGATTATCTATTAGATTTTGATGAAATTCAATCTATATCATTAAATCGTGAATACAAAGAAATTTTCGATAAGATTAGTGATAGTCTTAATTTCATAGTTATATTCATAACTTTGCTTTCAGCACTTTTATCTATTGTAGTTACTTATAGTTTATTAGAAATAAATGTAAATGAAAGACAAAGAGAATTAGCTACTATAAAAGTAATTGGATTTTTTTCAAAAGAAGTTTCGTTATATATTTATAAAGAAATATTTATTTTAACTATTGTAGGAATTATTTTAGGGCTATTTAGTGGTAAATGGATACATAAAATAGTATTAATATCAATGGAGAAAACTAACACAGTTTTTGTTGAAAATATAGGATATACTCCATATATATTTTCAATAACATTAACTTTAATTTTTTCTTTTATTTCATTTTTATTAATACATAGAAAGTTAAAAGAAATTAATATGATAGAAGCACTTAAAATGGAATAA
- a CDS encoding thymidine kinase → MINNQKIYMFLKNSDNVGKLEVICGSMFSGKSEELIRRLRRESFTKQNVLIFKHSIDKRYGENGIFSHNQESIEAFPVSNVLEMENIISKHPDVEVIGIDEVQFFGKEVIEFCNKYVNIGKRVVVAGLDLDFKAEPFYPMPELLTYADSITKLKAICMVCGKEAYASQRLINGNPAFKDDPIVMVGASENYEARCRRHHIVRDRNDKRAKIYFLFGTDINAGKEEVEKFISNKNPNAKTKTISIFKNEESVIDLRNSIEKSSHECDILFIRIIKSPLIPIEGDYSIIDLMSEYRKLSSVILISRNRRGMINEVLISHETIRKADLNLEDIYFTPSENPENPINIDNIEKIIKTKAIII, encoded by the coding sequence TTGATTAATAATCAAAAGATATATATGTTTTTAAAAAATAGTGATAATGTAGGAAAACTTGAAGTAATTTGTGGAAGTATGTTTTCTGGTAAAAGTGAAGAATTAATTAGAAGATTAAGAAGAGAATCGTTTACAAAACAAAATGTTTTAATTTTTAAACATTCAATAGATAAAAGATATGGAGAAAATGGTATTTTTTCTCATAACCAAGAAAGTATAGAAGCCTTTCCTGTTTCAAATGTATTGGAAATGGAAAATATTATTTCCAAGCATCCAGATGTTGAAGTTATTGGAATAGATGAAGTACAGTTTTTTGGAAAAGAAGTTATAGAATTTTGTAATAAGTATGTTAATATTGGTAAAAGAGTTGTTGTTGCTGGACTTGATTTAGATTTTAAAGCAGAACCATTTTATCCTATGCCTGAGTTATTAACTTATGCTGATTCTATTACTAAATTAAAAGCTATATGTATGGTTTGTGGAAAAGAGGCATATGCAAGCCAAAGACTTATAAATGGAAATCCAGCATTTAAAGATGATCCAATAGTAATGGTTGGAGCAAGTGAAAATTATGAAGCAAGATGTAGAAGACATCATATTGTTAGAGATAGAAATGATAAAAGAGCAAAAATATATTTCTTATTTGGTACAGATATTAATGCGGGTAAAGAAGAAGTTGAAAAATTTATATCAAATAAAAATCCTAATGCCAAAACTAAAACAATTAGTATATTTAAAAATGAAGAAAGTGTAATTGATTTAAGAAATAGTATTGAAAAATCATCACATGAGTGTGATATATTATTTATCAGAATAATTAAAAGTCCTTTAATACCTATAGAAGGTGATTATAGTATTATTGATTTAATGTCAGAGTATAGAAAATTATCATCTGTAATTTTAATTTCAAGAAATAGACGTGGAATGATAAATGAAGTATTAATATCACATGAAACAATTAGAAAAGCTGATTTGAATTTAGAAGATATATACTTTACTCCATCTGAAAATCCAGAAAATCCAATAAATATAGATAATATAGAAAAAATAATAAAAACAAAAGCAATAATAATTTAA
- a CDS encoding C40 family peptidase — protein sequence MKKFSIFLSLLSFFLFAQNEVDARLNTILDELITISEQNIEISHEDEIVLRDKIIEFAKTNLNRPYSWGAIGPNKFDCSGFVNYVFSKNSSINLPRVSKDMAKYSPKINIDDLKIGDLLFFNTSNKGKNINHVGIYIGNNEFIHASSAQKKVTISTIAEGFYKKKFKWAISPF from the coding sequence ATGAAAAAATTTTCTATATTTTTATCTTTACTTTCATTTTTTTTATTTGCTCAAAATGAAGTTGATGCTAGATTAAATACTATCTTAGATGAACTTATTACTATATCTGAGCAAAATATTGAAATATCACATGAAGATGAAATAGTTTTAAGAGATAAAATTATTGAATTTGCAAAAACTAATTTAAATAGACCATATTCTTGGGGTGCTATTGGACCAAATAAATTTGATTGTTCTGGATTTGTAAATTATGTATTTTCAAAAAACAGTTCAATTAATTTGCCCCGTGTTTCAAAAGATATGGCTAAATATTCACCAAAAATAAATATTGATGATCTTAAAATAGGGGATCTGCTATTTTTTAATACCTCAAATAAAGGAAAAAATATAAATCATGTAGGAATATATATAGGAAACAATGAGTTTATTCATGCATCTTCTGCACAAAAGAAGGTTACAATTTCAACAATTGCAGAAGGATTTTATAAGAAAAAGTTTAAATGGGCTATTTCGCCCTTCTAA
- a CDS encoding glutamine synthetase III has product MKIFGENAFTESNLKKRVPKKVFEEFKRVQKGEIELTKENAELIANAIKDWATKRNATHFCHWFQPLTELTAEKHDSFIEPNGDKDFIYRFSGSNLIKGESDASSFPNGGLRSTFEARGYTVWDTNSPPFIRENEVGATLYIPTSFISYNGEALDKKLPLLRSMYAINKSATRLLNLLGYTEVKSVIPTLGVEQEYFLIKKEHFDKRKDIMFTGHTLFGAKTPKNQESSFHYYGKIKDKVINFMANLDYELWKIGVSAKTRHNEVAPNQFEIASIFDVANLAADQNHIVMETLEKLALKHGFVALLHEKPFSYVNGSGKHNNWSMATDTGMNLFDPKSPTFIVFLSAVIEAVDRYYPILRSMISSCSNDYRLGGHEAPPSIISIFLGSHLTEKFKNAKLKLINNKIVSCEKDEKIKKKINMININQDFDDRNRTSPFAFTGNKFEFRMPGSTSSPANTSMVINAIVSTVLNEYADKLESSENIEITINDIISNTFNNHNRIIFNGDGYSKKWHEEAEKRGLKNISNTYDALKYYLDDEIISMFEGNNILNKIECQSRYLAFLNIYVNNRLTECNTLVYMIDKYILNFAYKYIPVIIFEEEQIELKTYTNYLLHYKKELVQLIKQINEIELEDKAKLLSSDALILENKIRKVIDYLEVNIPSEYWNLPTYTELLFTL; this is encoded by the coding sequence ATGAAAATTTTTGGCGAAAATGCTTTCACTGAGAGTAATTTGAAGAAACGTGTGCCTAAAAAAGTATTTGAAGAATTTAAAAGGGTTCAAAAAGGAGAAATTGAACTAACTAAAGAGAATGCAGAATTAATTGCTAACGCTATTAAGGATTGGGCAACAAAAAGAAATGCTACTCATTTTTGTCATTGGTTTCAACCATTAACTGAATTAACTGCTGAAAAACACGATTCATTTATAGAACCTAATGGTGATAAAGATTTCATTTACAGATTTTCAGGTTCAAATTTAATTAAAGGTGAATCAGATGCTTCATCATTTCCTAATGGTGGATTAAGATCAACATTCGAGGCAAGAGGTTATACAGTTTGGGATACAAATTCACCACCTTTTATTAGAGAAAACGAAGTCGGAGCTACTCTATATATACCTACATCTTTTATATCATATAACGGTGAAGCTTTAGATAAAAAATTACCTCTATTAAGATCAATGTATGCTATTAATAAATCAGCTACAAGATTATTGAACTTACTTGGATATACTGAAGTAAAAAGTGTTATACCTACTCTAGGTGTAGAACAAGAATATTTTTTAATTAAAAAAGAGCATTTTGACAAAAGAAAAGATATAATGTTTACAGGTCATACCTTATTTGGAGCTAAAACACCTAAAAATCAAGAAAGTTCTTTCCATTATTATGGTAAAATTAAAGATAAAGTCATTAATTTCATGGCTAATCTTGACTATGAATTATGGAAAATAGGTGTTTCTGCTAAAACAAGACATAATGAGGTCGCACCCAATCAATTTGAAATAGCTTCAATATTTGATGTTGCAAACCTTGCAGCAGATCAAAATCATATTGTAATGGAAACACTTGAAAAACTAGCCTTAAAACATGGTTTCGTTGCCCTATTACATGAAAAACCATTTTCTTATGTAAATGGTTCAGGAAAACATAATAATTGGAGTATGGCTACAGATACTGGAATGAATCTTTTTGATCCAAAATCACCTACTTTCATAGTATTTCTTTCTGCCGTTATTGAAGCTGTTGATAGATATTACCCTATATTAAGAAGTATGATTTCAAGTTGTTCTAACGATTATAGACTGGGTGGTCATGAAGCTCCTCCAAGTATTATTTCAATATTTTTAGGTTCTCATTTAACTGAAAAATTTAAAAACGCTAAATTAAAACTTATTAATAATAAAATTGTATCTTGTGAAAAAGATGAAAAAATTAAAAAGAAAATTAATATGATAAATATAAATCAGGATTTTGATGATAGAAACAGAACTTCTCCTTTTGCATTTACAGGTAATAAATTTGAATTTAGAATGCCTGGATCTACTTCATCTCCTGCTAATACATCTATGGTTATTAATGCTATAGTGTCAACTGTATTAAATGAATATGCAGATAAATTAGAAAGTTCAGAGAATATTGAAATAACTATAAATGATATAATTAGTAATACATTTAATAATCATAATAGAATAATATTTAATGGTGATGGTTATAGTAAAAAATGGCATGAAGAAGCAGAAAAAAGAGGCTTAAAAAATATTTCTAATACATATGATGCCCTAAAATATTATTTAGATGATGAAATTATTTCTATGTTTGAAGGAAATAATATATTAAATAAAATTGAATGTCAATCAAGATATTTAGCATTTTTAAATATATATGTAAATAATAGACTTACTGAATGTAATACTTTAGTATATATGATAGATAAATATATTTTAAATTTTGCATATAAATACATCCCTGTAATAATATTTGAAGAGGAACAAATTGAATTAAAAACATATACAAATTACTTATTACATTATAAAAAGGAATTAGTTCAATTAATTAAACAAATTAATGAAATAGAGCTAGAAGACAAGGCAAAATTATTAAGTAGTGATGCTTTAATATTAGAAAATAAGATAAGAAAAGTTATAGATTATTTAGAGGTAAATATTCCTTCAGAATATTGGAATTTACCAACATATACTGAATTATTATTTACATTATAA
- a CDS encoding trimeric intracellular cation channel family protein: MDFKTFIYLANLLGIISFALSGIFKGIKHDHDLFGVTLLAIITSVGGGVMRDILLNKIPTAIINPQDIYVAIIVTLFIYTPYLLFKPKFNDNVVKKARKLVLISDAVGLSLFVSVGANIAIQNNLNTMGVIIMATITSVGGGILRDILANETPFILKEDIYAILCVIGGFLYNIMIIDLKFNEIKTTIIIFSTLLIIRLIVIKKNLNLPK; the protein is encoded by the coding sequence ATGGATTTTAAAACTTTTATTTACTTAGCAAATTTATTAGGAATAATTTCATTTGCATTATCAGGAATTTTTAAAGGTATAAAACATGATCATGATTTATTTGGTGTAACATTACTTGCAATAATCACCTCTGTAGGTGGAGGAGTAATGAGAGATATTTTATTAAATAAAATACCGACAGCAATAATAAATCCACAAGACATATATGTTGCAATAATAGTTACCTTATTTATATATACACCTTATTTACTATTTAAACCTAAATTTAATGATAATGTAGTTAAAAAAGCAAGAAAATTAGTTTTAATATCTGATGCTGTAGGATTATCATTATTCGTTTCTGTGGGAGCTAATATTGCTATACAAAATAATTTAAACACTATGGGTGTTATAATTATGGCAACAATAACATCAGTTGGTGGAGGAATATTAAGAGATATTTTAGCAAATGAAACTCCTTTTATTTTAAAAGAGGATATATATGCAATACTTTGTGTAATTGGTGGATTTTTATATAATATTATGATAATAGATCTAAAGTTTAATGAAATAAAAACAACTATAATAATATTTTCTACATTATTAATTATAAGATTAATAGTGATTAAAAAGAATTTGAATTTACCTAAATAA